A genomic stretch from Acidobacteriota bacterium includes:
- a CDS encoding polysaccharide biosynthesis/export family protein has product MTKLANFSAAILLGLSFLAAQDLPLPPPAQDKELEQRNQQLQILQFRSRAQADYLLGVGDLLKIEVVEMPEINKEVQISQDGQIFLAYLSGVKVAGLTVYELQQKLESLLAQSLLNDPHVSVTVKEYRSQPVYLLGEVTKPGTYQMTRAMFLVDLLTLGGGFTGGAGETCTISRTDAQGRTERRDIDLKQLLEAGDLSLNVPILAGDIIHVNKKVERYYYVLGEVGKPGAYPLSPEKGTCLTEALTTAGGYSKTAKISDAKLVRTREDGSREIIAMDLGKILEGRSADRVILENDLIFVPNSRTKSIGQSIVNGSAGILTSMLFFLK; this is encoded by the coding sequence ATGACAAAATTGGCAAATTTCTCCGCGGCGATCCTCCTGGGTCTCTCCTTCCTGGCGGCACAGGACCTTCCCTTGCCGCCTCCCGCCCAGGACAAGGAACTCGAGCAGCGCAACCAGCAACTCCAGATCCTCCAGTTCCGGAGCCGCGCCCAGGCCGATTACCTGCTCGGCGTGGGGGACCTCCTGAAGATCGAAGTGGTGGAGATGCCCGAGATCAACAAGGAAGTCCAGATCTCCCAGGACGGCCAGATCTTCCTGGCCTACCTCTCCGGCGTCAAGGTGGCGGGCCTGACGGTCTACGAACTCCAGCAGAAACTGGAGTCGCTCCTGGCCCAGTCCCTCCTGAACGACCCCCACGTGTCGGTCACCGTCAAGGAGTACCGCTCGCAGCCGGTCTACCTTCTCGGCGAGGTCACCAAGCCGGGGACCTACCAGATGACCCGCGCCATGTTCCTGGTGGACCTGCTCACCCTCGGGGGGGGGTTCACGGGCGGCGCCGGCGAGACCTGCACCATCTCCCGCACCGACGCGCAGGGCCGGACCGAGCGGCGCGACATCGACCTCAAGCAGCTCCTGGAAGCGGGGGACCTCTCCCTCAACGTGCCCATCCTGGCGGGGGACATCATCCACGTCAACAAGAAGGTGGAGCGCTACTACTACGTCCTGGGCGAGGTGGGGAAGCCGGGCGCCTACCCCCTCTCCCCCGAGAAGGGCACCTGCCTGACGGAGGCGCTGACCACCGCCGGCGGCTACAGCAAGACCGCGAAGATCAGCGACGCCAAGCTCGTCCGGACCCGGGAGGACGGGTCGAGGGAGATCATCGCCATGGACCTCGGCAAGATCCTGGAAGGCCGGAGCGCGGACCGCGTCATCCTGGAGAACGACCTGATCTTCGTTCCCAACTCCCGGACCAAGAGCATCGGGCAGAGCATCGTGAACGGCTCCGCGGGCATCCTGACCAGCATGCTGTTCTTTTTGAAGTAG